The sequence GAAGTgaaattttagaagagaaaaggaacattAAGTAGATTAAGTCTCAGTCATGAATATATTAATGTAATTAGCATTTCCCACCCTTAAATTCAAATATTGAAAATCAATACTTGGTAGTTGCTGGTTTGTACGACAAAGTgactactttgtttttttaagtgactaCTTTCAATAATCATTTCCCACTGAAACTTGTAGCATGTGATAATTTTTCGTATAAAGTTTTTACATTATACCAAACTACTCTTTAAAACTTACAATACTACTCAGAGCAGCATGACCAGTGAAAAGAAAActgtttctttcaaaaagcaaaatcataattacaagcaaaataagtcagagaaagcaaataccatatgatttcactcatatgtggaatttaggaaacaaaacaaacgagcaaagggggaaaaaaagagaggtaacccaagaaacaggctcttaaccatagagaacagactgaaggttaccagagggaaggtggctgGGGGGACGGGTTACGTAGggaatggggattaaggagtgtgtttgttgtgatgagtaccaggtattgtatggaaggtattgaatcactgtattgtgtacctgaaactaatatgacactgtatgtgaactaactggaattgaaataaaaactttaatgaaagaaaaagaaaccaaaaaaaaaaaggggaaaagaaaaatcataaataccAAGTATAAGTGAGATGAATTAGAACCttcgccccccacccctgggagAAAGCTCTGAGCAGGAGAAAACAAATCTCCCTTTTCCCTTACAGTGCCTTGCCTGCCTGTTTGATCAGagctaagaaaaggaaaagcaaggatTTCCAAGTTTTACTGTGTCTTTGAGTAGACAGATGGCAGATGACTCCAACGTGGAATGGTCACCATGTGGTCATTTCTTATGCACAAGACAGCCTCTGGGCAAGATAAGGAAACTGGAGGATAAAAAAATGAGGAATGGAAACCATTctgcaaaaatattataaagaactAAATCTGTTATGGCTAGGAACttacataaaaatgtgttttatttagaaaatgtttctccTTGATATGAAatgattcattcattgaacaaatatcaCTGCTCACCTAATATATGCCTGGCATATCTTAGGTCCTgaacatataatattaaaaaaaagtccctgcCTTCATACAGCTTACTTTCTAGTTGGCAGACAAAtaactatatattaaaaagtatatagtgTAATTTCAGCTAATTGTAAGTACTATGCATGGTGGAATATTCAAATATCTAACACTGGTATGGCCAGCTTGTGATATTTGGTATGGTTTCACATCCCCTTGTGTTcccttgtattttctcttccttccccaccttaCTTCCCTTTCCTGCACACTCTAACTTCCTTGATATTGAACTTCCCAATAGAGTGTTCCACTCCCGGTTGGAACATGGGCCAGCCTTAACCCTTGTTGTGGCTGGTGTTATGCCTTGAGTTGCTGGATCATGGGAAGATCTGGGAGATGCTAGGATAGCAAAAACTGGATGCATCAGGTTCTGGGGCAGCAGCTATTTCCTTGCCAGTACAGAAGTAGAGCATTTCAATATTATAGCAATTGATAGAGCCATGCTAAAGTATATCTGCTGAAAATCAGCCCTGGTGCTTTGGAGACAAATAGGGCAGGCTAAGAGGATGGAGAGTGATCAAGTAATGCTGTATTAACTCTATTCTTTCTGAGAAGGCAGTGTCCTTGGGAAGCATCTctatgcgcgcacacacacacatggatatTTCTACAACAGTTGTCTGTTGGATGACCAGAGAGCATGGAAGATATCTCTTTACCCCACCCTGATGGAGAGGCTTCAGTGGGGACATGAACTAGGAATGCCAAAGCCAACCttacactcttctttttttttttccctttttttattaaaaaaattttttttaatgtttttatttatttttgagacagagagagagacagaacatgagcaggggaggggcagagagagaggtagacgcagaatccaaagcaggctccaggctctgagctgtcagcacagagcccggtttggggcttgaactcgcggattgtgagatcatgatctgagccgaagttgcatgctcaactgactgagccacccaggagccccagcaacCTTACACTCCTCTGATGAAGGCTCCTTTGTGCTGTTCTGGTCCGAATAATTCATATTTTAGGATATTTGTTACAATGAGTTATTGTTTCCTACAGATGGAACTGgtaggatagagagagagacagatcctAGTGCAAGACAAAAACCTTGTGGGtgagtgttttctgtgtgtgttttaagggGAGCAGAGGTTGCTAGGAGATTCTAGGAAGTTCAGGAGTGCCCTTCTTTCTGAGGTTGATCTCTGCCCATGTATTTAATCACATGTCTGCCAAGGCCTTGAATCAATTGTATCCTCACTTTATTTTCCACCTTTTCTCCAGTTctaccttttccttcttcctaccaATGTGTAAGTCTCTTCTGTTCTATAGAATACTTTTACTGTGACTCTGACAACCCATGGAtttactcctctttttttttttaattttttttttttaacgtttatttatttttgagaagagagagacagagcatgagcgggggaggagagagaaagagggagacacagaatctgaaacaggctccaggctctgagctgtcagcacagagcccgacgtggggctcgaactcacagatcgtgagatcatgacctgagccgaagttggacgctcaaccgactgagccacccaggtgcccctgatttactCCACTTTCTATAATACTTTCTATACTGCCTCTATTTCATCTCCCCTTCATCCTTCAATCTGCTGTAACATAGCTTTACTCTCTAGGCTCCCATGAAAACCTTTCTCTCATACGTCACAAGTCAACTCTTACTTGCCAAATCCAAGGactttctgtctttttgtctGAGAGGACATCCCTACCATTTGAGAACATTGACCTCTCCCACCATCTTGTGAAACACCACTCTCATTTGCTCATCTTTCATCCTAGTcctttttcagttcctttgccgCCTCCTGAAGTAAATGTCACCAAAGGTCCACATAAGATTTTCTCCACCTTCTGTGGTCCCTTTCTCAATGGCTGCACTGTCTCAGTCACCCACACTAAAAGCCTTAATGTAATTTTTGACCCTCAACCCTCTTCGTTCAGTCACACATTGATAGTACCTGGGGGAAGAAACCACATTTTCACATACCCTTGTTTTCCCCACTGCTAATGTCCTAACTCAGTTCCTCATGGTTTGTTCTAACTTTGCAATAGCCTCAAACCAACTTTgcgtcctctttctttctctgtcagcCTCTTTTCTATAAAGCCACCAGTGTTTTAGCTTTTAAAACAAGCAAATCCTTAACTCTCCTTAAACCTTCAGTGGACTTTGGTTTTAAAAGGTGGAGTAACACAAGTTTCACTCTGTTTCCTCACATTTTCTAAAGTGttgtaaaggaatgaaaaaagttATTAACTCAGAAGGACCAAGCAAAcaagtgagaaggaaagagattctaggggcacctgggtggctcagtcggttaagcgtcacaacttcagcccaggtcatgatcttggtgttCGTGGCTTccggccccatgttgggctctatgctaacagctcagagcctggagcctgcttccaattctgtgtctccctctctctctgcccctcccctgcttgtgttctttctctctctgtctctctcactctctcccccacaaaaaaataaataaacattaaaaaaaaaaagaaaagaaattctaatgGATTTGTAGAGGATGGAAAATGAATGGAAGAGTGGTACTTGATTTAGCATGGTGGAGCTAacaatttaaggaacaaaaatcagaatggggcacctgggttgctcaatcggttaagcatccaacgtcagctcaggtcatgatcttggagtttgtgagttagagccccacgttgggctcactgctgtcagcacagagcccacttcagatccttggtccccctctctctctttccctcctctgctcatgctctctttttcaaaagcaaataaaaacatttaaaaagagagagaaatgttcaTGAAGAGCAAGACAGTTAACTCTGAAGAATCCCTCAGAGGCTCAGTACTTACAGGTACCAAGTCCACAAGATGGCATTAGACCGAGCATCAAAAGTCTGGCATTGAAATCCTAGTTCCCCTCTCCCATCCTACAGATCCTCATGCCTAAAAATGAACAGACAGCCCAAAATTACAGACATTGTAGGAAAACCTCCAACAAAAACCAAAGCGGATGTGGAGAAAATAGGGTCACTGTAGGGAACACTATAAAATAATCACTATTATAAAGAGTTTGCATCCATAAAAGAATAAGGTACGTGTATATGTGTTATATGGtgtatatttcataaaatgtttaacaagcttattaataaatgttacatataactgtatatgtaatatataatatttaattacatgggagtgtgtgggtggctcagtcagttaagtgtctgattcttgatttcagctctgggccatgatctcacagttcatgagttctagccccatgtcgggttcccATCCAacagtgctggagcctgcttgggagtctttctctctctgcccctcccctgctcgtgtgcacccacacgcactctctctctctctctctctctctctctctcaaaataaataaaataaaactttaaaaagtaataatatctACACATATCAGTTAACAAGAAAGAGTTCGATATACATTATATGTAGATATTCATTATATAATTTgcattaaacatatataatatgtagatatatgttagatatatataaaatgtatatattagttAACAAGAAAGAgcccttgaaaatgaaaaaaaaatctcacagaaagtagaataaaaagcaatgaaatggaaagttgaagaaaaaacatttttattaagcttttaattttaatgccagtatagttaacatacagtattatattaaatgtttaaatatttattttgggagagagagagagagcaggggaggggcagagagagagaaaattccaggcaggctctgtgttgtcagcctGGCacccaacccggggcttgaactcacaaactgtgagatcatgatctgagccaaaagcaaaagttggatgcttaaccaactgagccagccacccaggcacccctacagtgttatattagtttctttctttctttctttctttctttctttctttctttctttctttctttcttttgtagttttatggttttattaacacaaatatGACATGCACATAAGctgtctattcattttctttgctgcacAGTCTGGCATTGGGATTCGTGACTCTGATGGCCAGCTGGGCTGCTCTTTCCACAATGGCTTTATGGTTCTTGGAGGAGACCTTGTGAGCAGTCTCTGCACAGTAAGATTTATTGCACATCAGCAGCACCTCAAGGTCCTTGACATTGTGGACTAGGAACTTCCGGAAGCCACAGCGCAGCATGTGCTTTGTCTTCTTGTTGCTCCCGTAACCAACGTTGGGCATCAAGATCTGGCCCTTGAGTCTTCTGCGCACTCTATTGTCAATGCCTCTGGGTTTCTGCCAGTTACGCTTGATTTTGACGTATCGGTCTGACTGGTGCCGGATGAGCTTCTTGGTCCTCTTTTTAACAATCTTGGGCTTCACCAGAGGTTAAGGGCAGCCATGATGCCAAATAAGAGATGGCTGCCACCTCCACAGGCAGCGCCGAGGACAAGACAGGAAGCATATTCCTGTCAAGTGTACAGTGCAGTGATCCAGCAGTTCTATACAATACTccgtactcatcacaagtgcgctccttaatccccGTTTCACCTGCTTCACCcgtccccctacccacctcccatctggtaaccatgTGGTTGTTGTTTATAGCTAACAGTGTGGTTTTtagtctgtctcttttttctcctttgttcactcatttcttttctttttttttaattttttaaagtttgtttattttgagagagacagccacggaaggagcagagagagagggagagagagatggagaatcccaagcaggttctacactatCAGAGTACGGAGCCcgatatggagctcaaactcatgaaccacgagatcatgacctgagctgaaagcaagagtcagcttctttaaccaactgagccacccaggtacccctcttttcttctttttaaattttatttatttatgttgagagagagggaggagcagagaggagagacaaaatcctaagcaggctccacactgtcagcgcagagcctgcctcagggctcaaattcacaaaccttgagatcacgacccgagcagaggtcaagagtcagatgcttaactgactgagccaccgaggtgcccctgtttgttttgttttttaaatgccatatatgaatgaagtcatatggtatttgtctttagatgaaaaaattttttaaagaattcagaaaTTTCAGTTAATATGAAgtatagaaagagaagaaagaaaatggaagactggcatttatcaaagaaataatacaaaaacgtGTCCTAGAACAGAAGGATATGAGTCATTGTTGTGTCTcccaaagaggaaagagaaagcacaactAAGGTATGTTATGGAGAAATGTCAGTATCCTGGGCCTACGGAGAAGATCCACAGTAATGAGGGAGGTGGACTGTGGTGGAATGAAGTCTTCCTCCAACTGTGATGGGAAGTcaatatctaaaattaattttaggggtgcctgggtggctcagtcagttaaacttccaactcttggttttggctcaggtcatggtttcccagtttcgtgggtttgagccccgtgtcaggctcttcactggtAATGAGGAgcctgctaaataaataaatttaaaaaataaataaaattaattttaaaataactttataagaGCATTGTTTAGAAATATGGTTGTAAATTTGGGTAAACAGCTAAAAGAATTTAAGATAGTTACCTGGTAAGCAGGACTGGGATCACAGCAGGGAACTAATGTCGGAATTGTGAGCTTTTTAgtattatgtctttttaaaactatagccttttattttattttattttattttattttattttattttattttattttattttagtaagctctacacccaatgtggggcttgaactcacaaccttgagatcaggagtcccatgttctaccgactgagccggccaggcgcccctaaaactatAGACTTTtattgctttggaaaacagtaaataatattaacaaaaaacCTCTCTAGCTTCCCTGCTCCCTTTTGCCTGCAAATATGCCTTAAATCTCCACAGCCTGCTTTCTAAAATCAGGCCTCCTCCTGCCTTCTGATCTCTTTATCAGCCCTCTCTTCCCAGCCTCACACATCCTGCACACCCATCATGTATTCCTTTATGAACATggattgagcacctactgtgagcTAGTGGCTGTAGAAAGACGAATAAGATGCTTTCTCCATCCTCACTGAATGGTCTAATAGCAGAAACAGATGCATAAAAAATAAGCACTTCCATGCATTTGATGCTTAAACAAAAGTATAGACAACTACCTGTTCCATGagaatccaaaagaaagaacaacatgTTGCACAAGTTTGTCTCTTAGAGCTCCATGCCCTTGATGATGCTGATTTGTGTGTTTGGGGTTGTTTTGGCCGTGCAGAAGGACAACATGAAACTTCCTCTTATTggttctgccctctccctcctcccagaaacaaaggctttttctttcttgctctccaATCACTCTGTCCATTGTGCTTTGATTCTCTTACTTGGCAAGCGTTGTGAGATAACAATTAAGAACTCCAGTTCTGGAGTGGAGAA comes from Panthera tigris isolate Pti1 chromosome B3, P.tigris_Pti1_mat1.1, whole genome shotgun sequence and encodes:
- the LOC102967464 gene encoding 60S ribosomal protein L32-like produces the protein PLVKPKIVKKRTKKLIRHQSDRYVKIKRNWQKPRGIDNRVRRRLKGQILMPNVGYGSNKKTKHMLRCGFRKFLVHNVKDLEVLLMCNKSYCAETAHKVSSKNHKAIVERAAQLAIRVTNPNARLCSKENE